TAAACGTCAGCAAATGCATGCTGAGTgggatttttcattttccatctttATGTTCATCCCTCCCTCATGCGGTGTAGAAACGAAACCGGGAGAAAGCCCAGCGGCGGCACGAGAACGTCATGAAGCTGCTCGTACGGCGTTACGTCACGGCGGAGCAGCGCAAGCGGGACGACTTTGGTATCACCGAGGATGACGTGATGGAGATCCGGCAGGACATTAGCACGCTGCGGTATGAGCTTATCGATATTCTGCACCAGAACGGCATGCGAACACCGAATCTAAAACCGAACGAGAATGCAAGTACGTGATGCTTGTTGGTGGGATGAGATTTTGACGACGATGTAATGAGATGTGGGGTTTTAATTGGTCTACGTTTGCAGTTGCTGGCAAGAAGGGTCGGGTGATGGAGCGTCGAATTCTGAAGGACTTCCAGATCGGTTTCGTGGAGGGTATACTGCAGGATACATATAGTTCACCGAACGAAAAACCGGCGGACGTCTTCAGCACCATCGCGAAGGCAATCGGGAACAAGTCGAGCACCAAGAAAAAGTATGTATCGTACCGGGTGATATCGTCGGTTTGGATGAGAGAAGAATTGGAGATTAATTTTATGTGCCGTACAGGAAGCCGGAGGATTGGAATGCGCTGGTGCGCCGCAGTACGGTGGCTCGCGATCCAATAGGTAACTCGACGGAGGCGATTATGCGTCGCAGTCGGCAAAGTTTGCGCAAGCAAATTCTCGACAACTCGGAGAAGGGTCTCGAGATGGATACGGATCATTTGGTCGAGTACAACCCGAAGCTGTCGGAGGTGACGCCGGTAACGCGCGTCGCGTACGTAAAGTTCATGACGACCAAGATGAAGAAGGATGCGGCGGATGTGGCGGCCAGTGGCAGCGAGACGACCTCGTTCGAAAACGAACGCCGCCAGTCGTGGAAGCGCAGCTCGCTGAAGAATTTGGTTGATATGAAGGACAAGATTAGCGTGAGTATCTTCACCTGGCTCAGGTATCTTGGAAGGGGTTTATCCTGCCTCCAGAAGTTTAACACATCCCACATGTTGGGTTTTCATTCGGACAGAATCTTGAAGCTGGTGTAGAAGGGGAGAAACCGGAACAGGAGCCCCCCGTGGAAGTTGTACCAAAGGCAGTGGTCATTGTTGAGGAACCGAAGCAAGAAGAGACTACTGCAGTAGTACAGCCCACCGAAGAGGTACGGGTAGCTCCGGTTGAAACACGACCAAAAGTTCGGGTCCGATCACCAATCATCGAGGATCCGAACGAGGAGCGCGAGGACACACCGTCCTGTGTCAGTCCCCCGCCAGCCGAACCCATCCCCGAACGTCCCGTCTCACCGATTCCACCCCATAGCCCTCCGCTGGAGCGTCATCCCGTACCGGAGGTCGAGTCACCATCGCCACCGCCAGCCAAACCCGAGGTGATGGCACCGGCTGCAAAGCCCTCGGAAGTTGCTGCGCGCTGTCAGGATACGCTCTCGCCTACCGCATCCACCAAGTCGACGGATTCGCGTCCGAAGGTGGCAACACCATCGAAAAAGCCGTCGGAACGGCTCACGCTCAGTCCGAGCCCCACGGGCACCGAAGACACGGGACCGGCCGCATCGCCCTCCAACCGCGGCAAATCAAAGAGTACGGGCCGCAACCTAGGTGGTTGGATCTAGGACATCATGCAAGCTGTCTCGGATTTGCCGGATTGCTACAACGTACTCGGTAGCGTCGCTTTTATTTGTCACCTTTTGACATCACGCCCTCCCATCGCTCACATCTCACTGTCAATTCGCTCCCGGGCTATATCTCGTATACCCCCTCCCAAATATCCCGGGGGACTTATGATCCGGCCTGCTCCACATCCTTCCGTGTGCCGTCCGTTGTGTGTCGTCCGTACCTGTTTGTGGTTAGCAATCCAAAGCCGCTTTGCTCGTTAATTAGtgataatttgtttgttttgtactttgaatggaataaataaactgCTTTTCGTGCCCTCCTTCTTCTTCCCTTCGCATCACTCGCCTGCACCATATCGGATAGCGAACGTCAAACGTCTCGGTAGGAAAAGCCCAAATCGTCCCAATCTTCCATTTGCACTATCGATTTTGGCTATTGGGTCGCCCATTGACGACACCGCTCCAGACCGAAGACGTCACACCCCCATCCACCCCCAAAATGGCCGAGAGTGTCTGAGAGATGTGCTTCACATCTTCACCTTCTCAATGCCGCAGAAACAGTTTCACAGGCACCACACCGCAAAATTATCGTGCCAAAAAATTTATGTTCTCCCACATCGGCAACCTCCCGCCATTCGCACCATTTTATCATCGATTCATAGCGCTACGcttgcgagtgtgtgtgtgtgtgtgcgtgtgtgtgtgaccaaTTGTACAGGTAAAATGGCGCGGCACGCTTCCGATCCGATAATTGCGCCATTTGTAGATTGAGTGGACAGTTTTCGGCCAAAGCCGAACCGGGGACGCGTGGGAGCGGGTTCTCGCAGTCACGTaccaaacgaaacagaaacgaaatgaaaaagggACTACAATCACACCACGCACCACGGGATGGGAGCAGGCCTGCATTAAGGGGATGTCCTCACAGCGATAAACGCTAGCCGATGCATGCAATTAGTGAATGTTACAGCTAACAGTTTTGCTAACATTGCCACGTATTAGGTATTAGGTGTGTTTCTGCCTGAATGTTTGTATCCTTCTTACTCGCGCGCTCTTATCGCAATGTACTACGAATATGCTGTGGTAAAGCATCAATAAAGTTAGGATGGATGAATTATAGCGCGATGATAAAGTTAACCGTGTGCTTTGTGTGTGGTATTTCGGTGGTGTTTAGACCCATCGTAGTTATGCAGCAAATAAATACGAgcaaaaaactaaacaatcTGATATGATTTTTCCTACAACTAGACAAAGAGATATTGATTGAAcgattaaaaacaatttaaaaaacaataaaaacaacgaTTAAACTTGGGGGTGGCGATTAATTCGCCGTAAAGATTAGCCAATTAAAATGGCACCGGGGCACGATTAACGTTAAATCTCGTTATGGTGAAAAGTGGTGTTGCATCCTTGGTGCACCTGCGAGATATCTATTAATGGCATCCTATCAAGCAATTGCCATCcgatgcagcaacagcaaaagaaaCTCCATCTCGAGCTTGCTTTCTTGAGACAGATACAGACGGAGTGCTCCGTTTCGAAAAGGATTTATTAGATGCTGTGCTGAGGTGGCTGAggagttttaaaaatatcttcACGCCTTATCCAGGATTCGTCCCATCAACTCGCTTCCCCATAACCAAAACTCTTCCCCCGCAGGGGTATTTCCATTTGGAATcgattgcatgcaaaaaactgacctgttgctgttgctgcgggcGCATAAAAATAGCATCAGTCGTTCTGTCACATGTTAGTCCCCGTCCCGTATCACTGCAAATCGGTGGCGCCCTCTACCGTCCAAACGCCGTACCGGAGCGCGTGAACCGAACGAAAATTAATCGCTGCACATTTGTTTCAATTCGTGGTCGGGTATGCGCGAGGTTGTGGACAacgaacgacaaaaaaaaagtcaatttCTTACGAACCAGAaggaaaatgatttaatttgtactttatttgttttgttgttttttttttgctctttaaaTCAATACCTGTGCAACAGGTCGGGGAGCATGGAATTTAAGCTCCCCCGTTGGGAGAGCAACACGAGGAAACTAATGAAACAATCATTACCGCGTGGTATGCATGGTATCCAGCATAGTTCCGCAGCGATTATCAGGTCCCCGCGCTAGCGAGGGTGTTTGAGCCTACTGGGCAGAGCGAAAGTTTGCCAGGGTTAATCGTGCTAATCAAGCTATTTGAAACACAGCATCGGgtcgaggtttttttttcgcacgtCACCTGTCGGCTCGTTGCTGTTACTTGGGCAAAACAGAAATTCCCATTACCGGTGCGAGCAAGGATTTAGAAcgaatgtgcgtgtgtgtgtgtgtgtgagtgagtatAATGCGCTCGGTGAAGATGCTGTGCCTTGGGATGGATGCTGGGCGGAAGGACTCGGTGACGACGAAGGATATCGTCCCGTGACATGCGCTCAACCGTCCAGCACTGGACACGATCCCGTTTGTCCGCGTACCCGGTGCCCGGGAGGTTCGCGTATAAAAGACGCCCGGTTGGCCAAACAGCTCGACACAACACAACTTGCAGCCGTCAGTGACCGACCGACCACGACACAaggcgatcgttctcacgtacCAGCCATCATTCAACCCTCGATCATCAGCGGCCATCCCACGCTGTGAAGTCCCGAATCGCCAGCTTCcctattgtgtgtgtgtttgtgtttgtgtgtgtgtttgcgtgtgtgtaggGGCGGCTGTGTGCATAGTGCAACGAGATCTTTATCCGCGATAATGCTGGCCAGTTCGCAAGTGAAGCCACCGGTGTACGTAGCATTCGTGCTGGTGCTATTGGTCGCCACCATACTGCAGCTGTGCCAGGCGGAAGGTGAGTAGTGGGTACAGAGTacactaacaaaaaaagaaaacaccctTGGCACCATCCTTAAGATGTCCCCTACCCTTAAAGCACCGCAACAGTTAACGACTGTTTGCCCAACGTGCCCGTTTTACGCTGCGAGACCACGCTGGGGCCGGGGATTTCTCGAGCTATTTTGGGTTAGTGGATAAAATATGGGGTTTTGATCACGGTGTTTGATCCCGGTGAAAGTGATaatcaaaggaaaacaaaaacactgtgAAAAACCAATCGAATTATGGTGACGCTGTAATGCGCGGAGGGTGGGTGCCGTGGGATGGGAAGCGAGTGATAATAGCGAAAACGCCACGAGCGCATAATGATTATTTCTTGCAAGTTATTTTACTATCGATTTTGTGTACATACGTTCGATACTTTTGTAATGAATTGTAAGCACTTTCTTCTGGAAACTGTCCGCTGCTGCACTTCGTTCCCAGTAAAGATCATCCATGATGGATGGTACACCTCATTAAGATGAGTCTCTAGAGAATAGGGGTTAAAATTCACACATAACCAACATTATATTGAAATACTTTTTTTCGtaccttttttgttgggtttaAGTAGTATTGTTCTTACAGtgttacaaaattaaaaactattatttaatcattaattaatatatttcTTCACATATCATTATTAATAgagttttagaaaaaaaactggaaacttatatttcaaatatttggaaaattttcgttttaaaattgACAACAGTTAATAGCTATTGCTATTACATCACTTTATGAAGCTGGTGCTAAAATATAGAAAATACCTAATTTTAGGCATAATTACCTACTACGGCCTCTTCTTCTTTGAGAACTGTTTGCAGTGTTAAAGAAATTTCCTTAGTCGTTGATAAATATTTCCTAATCtccaaacaaaattgaaaacgaCCATTGGAGAACCAGTACAGAAATGCTTGAAACCATAATCGATTAATTTCATTGTATGTAAAATGTgagtattaattattattgtttggaTAATAGGAAATATAagcaaaacatataaaaaatatcGTTAGGATCTGATTTAAGAAGCTATCAAATTTTTGAACTTAAGTTGAATAAGACGAGcgtaaaaaagaaatgtttgatAATGGTTAAACAGTGTACAGTCATTTCTTTTCTCGTTACAGAGGTATAGGTATATTAGGCATAggtaataattgtttttaatgaaTTGTTTTTCAGCTGAAATTTTagtgaaattttaaattaaatgaagcaCAAACTGTGTGTTCATTTTGTGTATTTCTTCTACCACCATTCATATTGAAGCCTTTTGCAAACACTTTATTAATGCTTTTACTAAACTgctttaattaaatgttttaaatctggacgaaaatttatgtttgctctataaacaataaaatacgGCTCGTAGTGCATGTTCCACCATCTTCCGATTGGGGTAGGGCTTATTAGCACCAGCACTTCCTGCGTGAGGATGGAATGCCTTGCGGGCAAGCTTACCTACCGGAGTTTACGCATTGCAACGATATGGCACCGATGTTAGCTGTATGGGAAATATATGGGGAATATGCTGGCAGCATGGGGAACATTGTGATGGGACACACAAATGAATCAGCGTTCAAAGCCTACCCGCAAGCAGTGAAAAGAACTGACATTTTCCAACATGGCGACGGTGGAAAGTGTGTGAGAGAGTGGAGAAACGGGCGGGCGTGAATGTCGTTATCAATTATCACTTTCCCAAGCAGAACACACAATTGCCGATGGCTTGCGGCTTGCGGGTGTGGAACGCCATTTAATAATGTGTGTCttcgtgttgtttgtttccccCAATTCCATCGCAGCGCCCGAGTTTGAGTCCGGTGGACGTGTGAGCAAGCGTGGTCCAACcgttggtttgtttgcgtttCCACGTGTCGGCCGCAGCGATCCGGACCTGGGACTCGACTGGGAATCGTCCGCCATGCTGCCGATGGAGACGGGCGATGATTACGGTATGCAGCACGATGATACTTGGCAATAGTTTAGCTGTTACCTACTctgttgtgccattttttttaactccaCTCCCTAGCAGAAGATTACCCGATGAAGGAGATGAAGCGTCAAGGGTTGGTGCCGTTTCCGCGTGTTGGGCGCTCCGGCAAGTCGGAGCTGGCGATGGCGGCCGCCCGTTACTGGCAGGCGGCCCGTaacctgcagcagcagcaaagcatCGCGAAGCGGGCCGGCGGTTCGGGTGCCAACAGTGGCATGTGGTTCGGGCCACGGCTGGGCAAACGGGGACACTTCGGTGCCGTGCCGGTGCCAAGCGGTAGCAGCGAGCAGCAGCTGGTGAAAGGTGAACAGCTGTAAACGGGATGCATCAACCGCCCGCACctgcatgatttgtttttcccccgttCATCCCGATACTGTCCCATTCCCTGCTCcagtgtttggtgttttgttgaAGAATCAATGtgactactactactacttgaCGTACGCTGATGCTGTTCCTGTTGACGTCCCGAAAATAATGTTCCCGTTTGGATTGGCTAACTCATAATGGATGGTTCAGCGAGAAgaggtgttccgcgtgtttcTCTGGTGTTCTAGATGTTATATTATGAGATCGTTCCTTGTGTGAGCCTATAGCGCATCCGGAGCAGAACGTCAACCAGGGTATGGTGATCGAGTTTGTAGGTTTCTTGCTTTGCGTACAACAACGTTGAAGGCTGGCAGGCAAATGAGGGGAATACTTACCTCGCTGTTCGATTCCATCAGTTGCCTGACGTGTTTACGCAACCCTATAGCACGCACAACACAATCGATTTGTTGCAATACGTTTCGTTTAAACGTTAAGTTTCCGATTCCATCAATAATCACCACAATAGACGTATTCGACCCTTAATGGATGTTAACAGTATCCTTACAAAAAACTCTCTCTATGGAAAGGAGGTTGGCAATATAAGTAGCGAGAGCAGCGGACAcataatacaacaaaaaaaaaggtactaATATTATTAGCTGACAGCAAACTGCACGCGGTGGAgaaaaatggcagacaagaaaatcaataaaaacaaatgaaatgttGTTCAACTACGAATCAAGCTGGtgtaaataaaacttaaaCGTAAATATGTACGAGAATGCCCCACTCATAAACGAATCCTTGCTAGCTGCAGACAATGGCGTGTGTAAAATGGTTTAGTTTTTGGTTCTACATGCTACATTCAATTAAATGTTTGTTCATCCGAAATCTAACCTCACATAAATATCacacaaatatttttaaatgctttgAAAAGGCGTAGGATggacaataaattaaatatttgagCATTACTGAATTTACAGTATCTCACAGATGCGttgacacacatacacatcgcTCTAAACTGCATAGCAGCACAGCATTCGAAAGATTTGCGGATGGTCAGCAGTGTTATTAGAGCATTGAATGGCTCTAGTAACCATGTTGACTGTCAACTGAGCTGAGCGCTGCTGGTCTTTTTATAGCCGAACGGTAGGTTCGATGGGCAATAAAATAGATAATTGCAGGGTGAATCATAAAGACTATGCCGATACATGCGGTGTCTgcataaaaaaatgcattagCAATACGCAAAGCAAGACAGATCGTAAATATTGAAATGTCTTCATGTTGTTCAACGTTTTATGACTGTTTTGAGTTATGTgctcatttaaataaaataattgattctCGTGATTGTCGCAAATCGATCTTTAGATGTTTAGCTTGCAGAAATGACTGATCGTGAGAGCTGTGAAGAGATCTCTCGGGCAGTGCTTTCTGCCTCACACTTTTGTCCCCTAACTACACGCGGAGAAGCGATGGTGTTGCTGAAGTCGATCCGTACATGATCGTTTTCATcatattgttttgttcgtgAGAACTCTGGACCCTGGACGGGATCTTCGACTACCCTAACATTAAACCTATTTAGTGACGCATGCAGTGCACCCTCTAGCTGCATAATACACTGTGGATAGTTGCTCATTTGTTTTACGATCTTTACACATTCCAATCCGTTACGTGGAAAAAGCGGCTCAGCAATGGCAACGATATGAGTTCACAACCGAGTATAAAAGGACCAGCAGCGCTCAGTTCAGTTGACAGTCAACATGTTCTTTAGAGCCATTCAGAGCTCTTATGCACCTGTTGATTGTCTCACAATCTTTCAAATGTTGAGCTGAGCGTGAATTGCATACTGTCGTATGATTTGTATTGGAACTGAGGTATTGAGTTGCTATTCTGCGATATTTCTTCACAGAATCGATGTTCAAAGCCTATCTGGTAGACATTCTGGTATCATTTTGCGTTAGTACGCTCGACAATTCTCTGACGCTGGGGCTATCTAGAACGTCAAGGTATCCTTGAACTATTCCCGAAAAGGTTCGGATtcaatttgtaaaaaaaccTTCATTTCTAAGTGACTAAATCATAGCTCAATCACGGCTCAATTCCAAATATATTCTACGATTGGAGATATTCACCATTGCACATTCGACAGTATGCGAATCGCGCACACGCATCGGGTTGAACTGCATAGCAGCACAGCATTTGAGAGATTTCAGGGCGGTCGACATAGCTCTCAAGAGCTCTGAATGGCTCCAGAGAACATGTTGACTGTCAACTGAGCTGAGCGCTGCTGGTCCTTTTATACTCGGACGTGAAGACCGATGGGTTAGTCATAAAATAGATAATTGCATGGTGAATCATAGGACATGCGGCATCCATCCATTGCCAATTGCGCACGGTTCGATTATGAACGGTACCCCACTCCCCGTCTACAGCATGAATGCATTCGATTCACCGAATGCCGCTAGGTGCGAGAGGGGTTGCCAATCGCGTTGACAAGCTTCCAAGGGGTAACGGTAGTatattggtagcggcaccgATCGTCAAACTACAGGATCGGGTTCAAATTCCCTttccggaccaatccctctGGGTACGAAGCACTGACTGTACAGCTACGACTGACCGGACTGTTTGATTTACAACCCTTCATCGATGTGTGTTTCACAACCGAGGAAAGTGCCCAACTAATTTCCATATTCATTGTTAGTCTTGGTAAAGCGGGTATAAAAGTACCAGCAATCCTCGGCTCAGCCTACATTTTAAATCTAAAGCATAAGCCGTTAAGAGCTTTTTGCTCAGAGCTGAAGTGTCAAAATTGATCCTGCACAAAACAGTCGGAAATGCCGCCGGACAGCTAACTGGCAATTGGGCATCTTGGACTGCACTGGGAATTACTTgattttttggggttttctaGAAGGTTCTAGGTTTGGAtagaatattgtttttaatttctagATGTTAgggttcattcaattattacgtaacgcttattgggggggggggtcagtaccagcgttacgatttgttacataggggggaggggggctttacctttttgttacgtaacacacaataagattatacttagattcccgcttcatagtctatgtatgaaaaattaacttattttagggaTTTATATACAAATTCCATAATACCTATCTACATTTCGACtatttaaaggtcaagtttctTGGTATCTACTGCTACCCATTAATTGAGAACTTCTGGTGTCTACTCAGAttttggtgattttggattcctgtgtgttgtagtggatccagtttgcatccattgtccCATAGCAAGCATTGTCGACTCTTAAAATTTgcattgagcttgaagagctctaaacaaactcagaatgatgcatccaagttatccactatcgtaaagagcttcatacatcagttaattattcgatattatttagtgctcggaagctcatttacggtacaatgaataacttttgccaactagaacgtgcaacatcgtgatTGGTGCTTGTATGGCCGTGTTCGAAGTCAGCTTACCAGCTAAAATTGTTGGATCGTCTATTCTGCTGTACGACTgtaggttcgccgtacaactcatacagctcgtcattgtagcggctccattgtccttccacacatacggggccaaaaaccttctgagcataTTTATACTTTCGTTATGTTTTAGATCTTTTAAATCtgtattttatcaaaaaataagttagttaaaaaagagaattaataatgagaattaacagaagacaactacgcTAAAGATAGGTTGCTGGATAAATAAGAGAgcaatagtactgataaataatttacgtgcGAATTCTTTctcttaatagattacatcgattcgtcATGTAGTGTAAACTTtaaaacgagcttcttaagcttttctcagtggacgattagcgaatgaatccttcttttgggatctgtggtgtGAAAGACTTGTATTCTAAGCGTCTTCTAGAAATTTctatctttatccagaaccCATCCAACCTAGGTTTAGTTCACTTTGTACATGCCAATGATTAAtcatattgatgaaagatacggacagcctcaaaacaaacatggttaatgaagtatcgtaCGCACAATCGTAGTTGTATATATtgaagtaggttctaaaacctTCAAAATACGTATTAGCAACGAAAAAGCAAGTCAacctggcgtgagtagtatatttattaggcagtatgtttgtttctttttgccttagtcgaaatacgatggaataaaatggattacttaagaaaatttcatttctttttcaaacaaggGGGGTTtcaacgaaatgttacgtaattaatggagggggttgcgtccagtgttacgttttgttacaatagggggggagggggtcgaaaattgacaatttttgcgttacgtaataattgaatgagcccttagtTATTTATGCGACTGCTGTTCGCATTTTGTGCGCTCGGGAGAAAAATTCCAACGGTCAGTTTAAGTTGAGTCTCAACCCTTTTACAGCTTGTACGCCCATATCTATGCAATCGGAAtcactttcacatccattgCGATTGAAACATTTCGAAGCTCTATATCGAAAATATTTTTGAGCAACGCGGATCCATAAAAGGTCCCAAGGAATAAGTTTTGTCGTAGCATCCCATAATAATGAGCTAAAATGTTGCCATAAAGTTATAGCATAACTGACAGCATTTGGATATCGTCTCCAGGACGAGGTATCCTGTGTATCCTTTCTCGCAATTTGAATGTGGCAGGACATGCGCACAGCGTGTTCTTTGGTTCGGTCGTGCTTCGGGAGTTGTTGGAGTTGCAGCCGCAACAGTTCCAGCAGTGTGTCTGCACCGCCTGCACGAATCGGATGCAAtgtcggtggtgatgctgaATAGGACTGTAAGACGCGCGTAATAGTTTTGGTTCCACATTAAAGCAGCACCAGACTATCGCTACTCACGCTGCACGCTGCTGGAAACGAATCGTTCAGTTTGATACAAAGGATGGAATGCCGTCCCGCAGGCGAATAGGTCAGTGAACAAACTGAACGGTGTCGCCAGTAACCTTTCGATGCTGGGATGCCTGCAAACGGTATCCCTATGGTTACTCGCGGAGCGAGGTTTCCACGGCCGTCGATAATGCGTCGCTCATTATCAAGATGATGTTGCACGTTCCCAGGGCACGATTATTCAATTGGTTCGCCTAATGTCCGAGGCTCCTGAGCACGTCGTGCCCAAGTAGATGCTGTTGCGCAACAGGTTGTACAGACGAGATGCGAGAACCGGTTTCAGGATGCGAAGCTAAACAGGTAGGCGATTCTGATCAGACGACGCGGGCTTTTCGGTGGGGATGAGACAAAACAGTACACGATCATATACCGCCGCCTACTAGACAAGAATGGGTTTACTATATTTTTGGCTTGCACTAAAATTATACACGAACATTGAATCGCAAGCGGTGCCGCTAAATGCTAATCTGGAAGAGAGTGGAACGGGTGGGTATTTGCTGGTACATTCTGTGCGCTGGCGGCATCCTGGATACCCTACCGCTACCCACACAGGCATCAAGAAGCACCGTCCTGTAACGAGTTTAGT
This window of the Anopheles moucheti chromosome X, idAnoMoucSN_F20_07, whole genome shotgun sequence genome carries:
- the LOC128307122 gene encoding cardio acceleratory peptide 2b yields the protein MLASSQVKPPVYVAFVLVLLVATILQLCQAEAPEFESGGRVSKRGPTVGLFAFPRVGRSDPDLGLDWESSAMLPMETGDDYEDYPMKEMKRQGLVPFPRVGRSGKSELAMAAARYWQAARNLQQQQSIAKRAGGSGANSGMWFGPRLGKRGHFGAVPVPSGSSEQQLVKGEQL